In a single window of the Lentisphaerota bacterium genome:
- the der gene encoding ribosome biogenesis GTPase Der codes for MKPSECCEEIQPVIKRRVVAIIGRPNVGKSAVFNRIAGRRVAIVHDERGVTRDRLMREVTWNGERFTLVDTGGVSIPDARQATDAIAAGTRLQVDSALQDAAVAILVTDVQSGLNPMDEAVARIVRKSGVPCFVAVNKADEPQHEVGAADFARLGFPLFAVSAAHDRGFVDLVDRVASLLPKETNETTVTPLRIAVVGRPNAGKSSYINRLLKSDRVIVSDVPGTTRDSIEIPFAIGTGPQARHYTLIDTAGMRHVHAIDNSVERFSHFRSEQSLQEADIVVLMMDAEAGPTMQDKHIAAKVIEARKGCVLIVNKWDLSQAKGISQTQAEPALFESMQFMSYCPLVFISAKDGYNVRKSIDVIDAVAAQTRSTLPTGMLNRAIEEACERIQMPTCGRKHLNVFYATQTGVAPIRIRVFVNDIKLVKKSFIDYLERKLRDRFGLEGAPVVLAFRERTRPDREGGKAAAAPDRTSSNYHIARKARNRHSGG; via the coding sequence ATGAAGCCATCTGAGTGTTGCGAAGAGATCCAACCTGTCATCAAGCGCCGTGTGGTGGCGATCATCGGGCGGCCCAATGTGGGCAAGTCGGCCGTTTTCAACCGGATTGCCGGGCGCCGCGTGGCGATCGTGCATGATGAGCGCGGCGTGACCCGCGACCGCCTGATGCGCGAGGTGACGTGGAATGGCGAGCGGTTCACGCTCGTCGACACGGGCGGCGTGAGCATTCCGGATGCGCGCCAGGCGACGGACGCAATCGCCGCGGGGACGCGGCTCCAGGTCGACTCCGCGCTGCAGGACGCCGCCGTGGCGATTCTCGTGACCGACGTGCAGTCGGGACTGAATCCGATGGACGAAGCGGTCGCGCGAATCGTCCGCAAGAGCGGCGTCCCGTGCTTTGTCGCTGTCAACAAGGCCGACGAGCCGCAGCACGAAGTCGGCGCCGCCGACTTCGCCCGCCTCGGGTTCCCGCTGTTCGCGGTTTCCGCAGCGCACGACCGGGGCTTTGTCGATCTGGTGGATCGGGTGGCCTCGCTGCTGCCGAAGGAAACGAACGAAACCACCGTCACCCCCCTCCGAATCGCCGTGGTCGGCCGCCCCAATGCGGGCAAATCGTCGTATATCAATCGCCTGCTCAAAAGCGACCGGGTGATCGTCTCGGATGTGCCTGGAACCACGCGCGACAGCATCGAGATTCCCTTCGCCATCGGTACGGGCCCCCAGGCCAGGCACTACACGCTGATCGACACCGCCGGGATGCGCCATGTGCATGCCATCGACAACTCGGTCGAACGATTCAGCCATTTCCGCTCCGAACAGAGCTTGCAGGAAGCCGATATCGTGGTGCTCATGATGGACGCGGAGGCGGGCCCGACGATGCAGGACAAGCACATCGCGGCCAAGGTGATCGAAGCGCGCAAGGGGTGCGTGCTGATCGTCAACAAGTGGGACCTCTCGCAGGCTAAGGGGATCTCTCAAACACAGGCCGAGCCGGCGCTGTTCGAGTCCATGCAGTTTATGTCCTATTGTCCGCTGGTCTTCATCTCGGCAAAGGACGGATATAACGTTCGGAAAAGCATCGATGTGATCGATGCCGTCGCGGCGCAGACGCGGTCCACGCTTCCGACCGGCATGCTCAACCGGGCGATCGAAGAAGCGTGCGAACGCATCCAGATGCCGACCTGCGGACGCAAGCACCTCAACGTGTTTTATGCCACGCAGACCGGTGTGGCACCGATCCGTATCCGGGTGTTCGTGAACGACATCAAGCTGGTGAAGAAATCCTTCATCGACTATCTGGAGCGGAAATTACGTGATCGGTTCGGACTCGAGGGGGCGCCGGTGGTGCTCGCTTTCCGCGAACGGACCCGCCCCGACCGCGAGGGGGGCAAGGCAGCCGCCGCGCCAGACCGCACCTCATCCAATTACCATATCGCCCGAAAGGCGCGAAACCGCCACAGCGGCGGTTAG
- a CDS encoding phosphoribosyl-AMP cyclohydrolase, producing the protein MKELEESAALTLDFGKLMKLTGKCSDAIPVAVQHVDTHEVILVAYTNERAMRQAFKERTLILWSTSRNELWEKGKTSGETFDLVEARVNCEQNSLLYIVRPRRGGICHTRNRQGEPRNCYYRRINLDTLALENIDP; encoded by the coding sequence ATGAAGGAGCTCGAAGAGAGTGCTGCGCTGACTCTGGATTTCGGCAAGTTGATGAAGCTTACCGGGAAATGTTCAGACGCCATTCCGGTGGCTGTGCAACATGTTGACACGCACGAGGTGATCCTCGTCGCTTACACCAACGAGCGGGCCATGCGGCAGGCCTTCAAGGAGCGGACGCTGATCCTGTGGTCAACCTCGCGCAACGAGCTCTGGGAGAAAGGCAAGACCTCTGGAGAGACCTTTGATCTCGTCGAAGCGCGTGTGAACTGCGAGCAGAATTCGCTCCTTTACATCGTCCGCCCCCGGCGCGGCGGCATCTGTCACACCCGCAACCGTCAGGGCGAGCCCCGCAATTGCTACTACCGCCGGATCAATCTCGACACTTTGGCGCTGGAGAATATCGACCCCTGA
- a CDS encoding SDR family NAD(P)-dependent oxidoreductase, translating into MAAGTRLPRLQVVAAASSGFSGVSADASPGQIVEALRPLITAGTAEADIPGVGRVAATFSGRAGRAADKIALVTGAAQGFGFEIARDLAAQGAWVALADINVAGVEAAAAQLNADIGMPVAIGVAMNVADAESVSAAVRAVVAAFGGIDLFVSNAGVLKAASVKTQTVADLDFVTNVNYKGYFLSVQAVSRVMALQHAACPGAWFDIIQINSKSGLQGSNKNGSYAGSKFGGIGLTQSFAMELVEDHVKVNAICPGNFFDGPLWSNPKTGLFVQYLATGKVPGAKTVADVRAFYEAKVPMGRGCTTPDVMRAVYYLVDQLYETGQALPVTGGQVMLK; encoded by the coding sequence ATGGCCGCAGGAACGCGGCTGCCCCGTCTGCAGGTCGTTGCCGCCGCCAGCAGCGGTTTTTCGGGGGTGTCGGCCGACGCCAGCCCGGGCCAGATCGTCGAAGCCCTCCGTCCGCTCATCACGGCTGGCACGGCCGAGGCGGACATCCCCGGCGTGGGCCGAGTCGCCGCTACTTTCTCCGGCCGCGCCGGCCGCGCGGCGGATAAGATTGCGCTGGTCACCGGAGCGGCGCAGGGCTTCGGCTTTGAAATCGCCCGCGATCTTGCCGCTCAGGGGGCGTGGGTCGCGCTGGCCGACATCAACGTGGCGGGCGTCGAGGCCGCAGCCGCGCAATTGAATGCCGACATCGGAATGCCAGTCGCGATCGGCGTCGCGATGAACGTGGCCGACGCCGAATCAGTGTCGGCGGCCGTGCGCGCCGTTGTCGCCGCTTTCGGGGGGATCGACCTCTTCGTCTCCAACGCGGGCGTGCTCAAGGCCGCAAGCGTCAAGACCCAAACCGTCGCTGACCTCGACTTCGTCACCAATGTCAACTACAAGGGCTATTTTCTCTCCGTCCAGGCCGTTTCACGGGTCATGGCGCTGCAACATGCCGCCTGCCCCGGCGCATGGTTCGACATTATCCAGATCAATTCCAAGTCGGGCCTCCAGGGTTCGAACAAAAACGGCTCCTACGCCGGCAGCAAGTTCGGCGGGATCGGCCTCACGCAGAGCTTTGCCATGGAACTGGTGGAGGATCACGTCAAGGTCAACGCCATCTGCCCCGGCAATTTCTTCGACGGCCCCTTGTGGTCCAACCCCAAGACCGGACTCTTCGTCCAATACCTCGCCACGGGCAAAGTCCCCGGCGCCAAGACCGTCGCCGACGTTCGGGCGTTCTACGAGGCCAAGGTCCCGATGGGCCGCGGCTGCACCACCCCCGACGTGATGCGGGCCGTCTATTACCTCGTTGATCAGCTCTACGAGACCGGGCAGGCCCTCCCCGTCACCGGCGGCCAGGTCATGCTGAAGTAA
- the gltX gene encoding glutamate--tRNA ligase — protein MSVRVRFAPSPTGNVHIGNIRAAIFNWLFARHSGGRFLLRVEDTDRERSTDAAIRTLLDCLGWLGLDYDEEPVYQSRQTARHLAVADALLSSGAAYREAKGGGDPCTIFRMPKEGRLEVADQVKGVIRKKAEDTQDFVIVRSDGTPVFHLANVVDDIDMQITHVIRGDDHLENTFKHIELFKAIGAAVPQYAHLPMIVNNQGKPYSKRDGAAFVGEFRDQGYLPQVLFNFLALLGWAPGEDREVMTRDELVASFTLERCKSSAARFDLKKLTWMNGEYIRMAPRTEYAGRFTARLREAGLLREDFPRATLDGIIEQMQVRTKFYSEIPSTCAYFFTEDYPFDAKAVEKRLRVPGVAEVLESVAAAFEKLPVFDVQSPHDALMALGEASGTGLGAFVHPVRVAVSGLSEGPGLFEMLALLGRDTVCARLRRVAERVRAGACCGSLPKRSHCATLTE, from the coding sequence ATGTCTGTGCGTGTCCGTTTCGCCCCGAGTCCGACGGGGAACGTCCATATCGGCAATATTCGCGCGGCCATTTTTAACTGGCTCTTCGCCCGCCATTCCGGGGGCCGATTCCTGCTCCGCGTGGAGGATACCGACCGCGAGCGCTCGACCGACGCGGCGATCCGCACGCTGCTGGATTGCCTGGGATGGCTGGGGCTAGACTACGACGAGGAACCGGTCTATCAGAGCCGTCAGACCGCCCGCCATCTCGCCGTGGCCGACGCGCTGCTCAGCAGCGGCGCGGCTTACCGCGAGGCCAAGGGCGGCGGCGATCCGTGCACGATTTTCCGCATGCCCAAAGAGGGTCGGCTGGAGGTCGCCGATCAGGTCAAGGGGGTGATTCGCAAGAAGGCCGAGGACACCCAGGATTTCGTGATCGTCCGCTCCGACGGCACACCGGTCTTCCACCTGGCCAACGTGGTGGACGATATCGACATGCAGATCACCCACGTCATCCGCGGTGATGATCACCTGGAAAACACCTTCAAGCACATCGAGCTGTTCAAGGCGATCGGTGCCGCCGTGCCGCAATACGCGCACCTGCCCATGATCGTCAACAACCAGGGAAAACCCTACAGCAAGCGCGACGGCGCGGCGTTTGTCGGCGAATTCCGTGACCAGGGCTACCTGCCCCAGGTCCTCTTCAACTTCCTCGCGCTGCTCGGCTGGGCGCCCGGCGAGGACCGCGAGGTGATGACGCGCGACGAGCTGGTGGCGTCTTTCACACTGGAACGATGCAAGTCGAGCGCGGCGCGATTCGACCTGAAAAAGCTCACCTGGATGAATGGCGAATACATCCGCATGGCCCCGCGGACGGAGTATGCGGGACGCTTCACCGCGCGGCTGCGCGAAGCGGGGCTGTTGCGCGAGGATTTTCCGCGGGCGACGCTAGACGGGATCATCGAGCAGATGCAGGTGCGAACCAAGTTTTATTCGGAGATCCCCTCCACCTGCGCCTATTTCTTCACCGAGGACTATCCGTTTGACGCCAAGGCCGTTGAAAAACGGCTCCGGGTGCCGGGCGTGGCCGAGGTCCTGGAGTCCGTCGCGGCGGCTTTTGAGAAGCTGCCCGTGTTTGACGTGCAAAGCCCCCACGACGCGCTCATGGCCCTGGGCGAGGCCAGCGGGACGGGCTTGGGCGCATTCGTGCACCCGGTGCGGGTCGCCGTCTCGGGACTCTCCGAGGGCCCGGGGCTTTTTGAGATGCTGGCGCTGCTCGGCCGCGACACCGTGTGCGCCCGGCTGCGACGGGTGGCGGAACGCGTGCGGGCGGGCGCCTGTTGCGGATCATTGCCAAAGCGGAGCCACTGTGCTACCCTCACGGAATGA
- a CDS encoding Gfo/Idh/MocA family oxidoreductase: protein MARTFRIGMIGGGIESATGERHRQAIRLTGRIEWTCGAFGSTRHRSFQAGAAWKMPAARVFGTYRDLFRRVPRMSADERLDFVTVIAPNYLHYPIAMAAFDVGLPVFCCAPMTTNMDESLNLERKRIDRGLAYGLALPYTAFPLVIQARALVQAGALGTVRKIVTVFPQGWLATRLETAGNKQAGWRTDPRRAGPSCCMTDLGIPCASLAEFVSGQAITEVCADLRTFVAGRPLDDDGSVLLHFDKGAHGAILASQVCIGRDDSLRLWVWGDKGGLDWRLSRPDELRFMPLNGVARTLSTESPDLSRDAQAALRFPSDPSDPLVAPLALQYDAFADRVANAPNPAEPPCPTSADGIRAMSFLDAVLRNTDPENTEKWTRLI, encoded by the coding sequence ATGGCCCGAACGTTTCGAATCGGCATGATTGGCGGAGGGATCGAATCTGCGACCGGGGAACGGCATCGCCAAGCGATCCGTCTGACCGGCAGGATTGAATGGACCTGCGGCGCGTTTGGCAGCACGCGCCACCGATCCTTTCAGGCTGGCGCCGCGTGGAAGATGCCCGCCGCGCGCGTCTTCGGCACCTATCGCGACCTGTTCCGGCGCGTGCCGCGGATGTCGGCTGACGAACGGCTGGACTTCGTCACCGTCATCGCGCCCAACTACCTGCACTACCCCATCGCCATGGCAGCCTTCGATGTGGGCCTTCCTGTCTTCTGTTGCGCGCCCATGACCACCAACATGGATGAGTCGCTGAATCTGGAACGGAAACGGATTGATCGCGGCTTGGCCTACGGGCTCGCCCTGCCCTACACCGCGTTTCCCCTCGTGATCCAGGCCCGCGCGCTCGTCCAGGCCGGCGCGCTCGGCACGGTGCGTAAAATCGTGACTGTCTTCCCGCAGGGGTGGCTGGCCACGCGGCTGGAGACTGCGGGCAACAAGCAGGCCGGCTGGCGGACCGACCCCCGCCGAGCGGGGCCGAGTTGCTGCATGACCGACCTCGGAATCCCATGCGCCAGTCTGGCCGAGTTCGTCTCTGGCCAGGCCATCACGGAGGTGTGCGCCGACCTCCGCACGTTCGTCGCGGGCCGCCCGCTGGACGACGACGGCTCGGTGCTCCTCCACTTCGACAAGGGCGCACATGGGGCGATCTTGGCCAGCCAAGTCTGCATCGGGCGCGACGACTCCCTGCGCCTCTGGGTCTGGGGCGACAAGGGCGGTCTCGACTGGCGGCTCAGCCGGCCGGATGAGCTTCGCTTCATGCCCCTCAACGGCGTGGCGCGGACCCTCTCGACCGAATCGCCCGATCTGTCCCGCGACGCGCAAGCGGCGCTCCGTTTCCCGTCAGACCCTTCGGATCCTCTGGTTGCGCCGCTGGCCTTACAGTACGATGCGTTTGCCGACCGTGTCGCCAACGCCCCGAACCCCGCAGAGCCCCCCTGCCCGACCAGCGCCGATGGCATCCGCGCCATGTCCTTCCTCGATGCCGTCCTGCGCAACACCGACCCGGAAAACACAGAAAAGTGGACGCGCCTGATCTGA
- a CDS encoding tetratricopeptide repeat protein, with protein MRWCLREVYMLPFKSCTPDRRRFDTRVSFAVGVGVFLFYLVTLSPGVFPGESGYLVAQSYGLEEGGLPVRPLFTWLTRAWASLPLFSLALRMNLFSAVCVTGAAVLLYRLTAFFVYEVIYDDQAVDHAESLSWTTGVLAVVATMTSVPVWQAATRLRHEGFVLLLLLLCGSVLMAYAKTGIRILPYVAALLYGLCIPESAIFITFAPIFVLAGVMTLWKSDRLSVAAIGWMVVWAAVGMSLVYWAAGSGYIESVSGQAEGYKRVFHVVVSIWKQQYQQLRSLLPGEGWILMLLLGTVPWLATVLAAPTALNNERNWSLYIFYVVMTVLVICSLLNVPMAPWSLYRTRGGLPVVSAAMVGVLAAMVCAIWRLQWRARPSARRGTPSALSLTVGRWLGKLLIWPILAAVVAAAAINAAEAHGRRGLFADRFAGMILDRLGDREWMITDGSFDPHLLVEARARGKQLFLIGLQKDINKAFQQALKNQVEKRHLFAAADMTRIRNTIDLGILPFIQDWFMTDPDIGSKVAVFGVPDLWYGAGLNPISEYLFFGGKKVVDEIKPAELLPKYEAFWDEADRLLPRVSAKEEDRDQIERYSAYLRRHVGFLGNNLGVLFEEVGADEEAYAVYTRMRRFDPENVSVLFNRFEMVRRGKHPEDREMVEKEMKEMIGNLKQRYSLWSLSRYYGYVRSPELFSRLGWSWAMSGQMGAGLAGIRRAMDLLKDTERDALMATLASMYAMSDNREKSVEIYEELLKKDPTNRQAMLSLARMAIQEGQLDEARNWMDKANALGVSSGMSMGMEFAALHLASGNLNDARLLLQQVTDNQPQNLQAWAMLCVVQIQQNELDDVERVILPRMIKTSGTVDNYFVQVTRAQVAMKKGKNFYREARDAFLRAATLRPDVAGVKDMILQLDIWLNDKERAEIHARQVLRINRNHALANYVMGHLRLSMRQYGEAEDYLRRSVEAGSTLASLNDYAECLRRMKRYDDAERAAREAITKNPNLYIVWETLASVLMDTDRLDEAEVALDKSLALNETDMRTHVSMARLQMRKGNVARARELVGIIRRRQDELPEYELGLLQELIAGLEKR; from the coding sequence ATGCGGTGGTGCTTACGGGAGGTCTACATGTTGCCGTTTAAGTCTTGCACGCCTGATCGGCGTCGGTTCGATACCCGTGTCTCGTTTGCCGTCGGCGTCGGCGTGTTTCTCTTTTATCTGGTGACGCTGTCACCGGGTGTATTTCCCGGCGAGTCGGGCTATCTTGTGGCGCAGAGCTACGGCTTGGAAGAGGGCGGACTGCCGGTGCGGCCGCTGTTCACCTGGCTGACCCGCGCCTGGGCCTCGCTTCCTCTATTCAGCCTGGCGCTACGGATGAACCTGTTCAGCGCGGTCTGCGTCACCGGTGCCGCCGTGTTGCTGTACCGCCTGACCGCATTCTTTGTTTACGAAGTGATTTATGACGACCAGGCGGTTGATCACGCCGAGTCGCTGTCTTGGACCACCGGCGTCTTGGCGGTGGTCGCCACCATGACCAGTGTTCCGGTGTGGCAGGCGGCGACCCGTCTGCGTCATGAGGGCTTCGTCCTGCTGCTGCTCCTGCTGTGCGGATCGGTGCTGATGGCGTACGCCAAAACGGGGATCCGCATCCTCCCCTATGTGGCCGCCCTGCTCTATGGCCTGTGCATCCCCGAGTCGGCGATCTTCATTACCTTTGCGCCGATCTTTGTGCTGGCTGGCGTGATGACGCTCTGGAAGAGCGACCGGTTGTCGGTCGCCGCGATCGGCTGGATGGTGGTGTGGGCTGCGGTTGGCATGTCCTTGGTCTATTGGGCCGCCGGGAGCGGCTACATCGAGAGCGTGTCGGGACAGGCGGAGGGGTACAAGCGGGTGTTTCACGTGGTGGTCTCCATCTGGAAGCAGCAGTACCAGCAGTTGCGCAGCCTCCTGCCGGGCGAGGGCTGGATTCTGATGCTGCTGCTGGGTACGGTTCCCTGGCTGGCCACCGTGCTGGCGGCGCCGACGGCGCTCAACAACGAGCGCAACTGGAGCCTCTACATCTTTTATGTGGTCATGACGGTGCTGGTGATTTGCTCGCTCCTGAATGTGCCGATGGCGCCGTGGAGCCTGTACCGCACGCGCGGCGGGCTGCCTGTGGTATCGGCCGCTATGGTTGGCGTGCTGGCTGCGATGGTGTGCGCCATCTGGCGGTTGCAGTGGCGGGCGCGGCCATCGGCGCGCCGGGGCACGCCGTCAGCGCTCTCGCTCACAGTGGGCCGGTGGCTGGGCAAGCTGCTGATCTGGCCGATCCTGGCCGCGGTCGTGGCCGCTGCCGCGATCAACGCCGCCGAGGCGCACGGCCGCCGCGGCCTGTTTGCGGACCGGTTCGCCGGCATGATTCTCGACCGGCTCGGCGACCGCGAGTGGATGATCACGGACGGCTCGTTTGACCCGCATTTGCTGGTCGAGGCGCGCGCGCGCGGCAAGCAACTGTTCCTGATCGGCCTGCAGAAGGATATCAACAAGGCGTTCCAGCAGGCGCTCAAGAATCAGGTCGAGAAGCGGCATCTGTTTGCCGCAGCGGACATGACGCGCATCCGCAACACGATTGACCTCGGCATCCTGCCGTTCATTCAGGATTGGTTCATGACCGATCCCGACATCGGATCGAAAGTCGCGGTCTTCGGCGTTCCAGACTTGTGGTATGGTGCAGGTCTCAATCCGATTTCGGAATACCTCTTCTTTGGTGGCAAGAAAGTGGTCGATGAGATCAAGCCGGCCGAGCTGCTGCCGAAATACGAGGCGTTCTGGGACGAGGCCGACCGGCTTCTGCCGCGGGTGAGCGCCAAAGAGGAGGACCGCGATCAGATTGAGCGCTACTCCGCCTATCTGCGCCGCCATGTCGGCTTTCTGGGCAACAATCTGGGGGTGCTGTTCGAGGAAGTGGGCGCCGATGAAGAGGCCTACGCGGTCTACACCCGGATGCGACGGTTTGACCCCGAGAACGTGAGCGTCCTCTTCAACCGTTTCGAAATGGTCCGCCGCGGCAAGCATCCCGAGGACCGCGAAATGGTGGAAAAAGAGATGAAGGAAATGATCGGCAACCTGAAGCAGCGGTATTCGCTGTGGTCGCTGTCACGGTATTACGGCTATGTGCGGTCGCCCGAGCTGTTTTCGCGTTTGGGATGGAGCTGGGCCATGTCGGGGCAGATGGGCGCGGGGTTGGCCGGCATCCGGCGGGCGATGGATCTCCTCAAGGACACGGAGCGGGACGCGCTGATGGCGACGCTGGCTTCGATGTACGCGATGAGCGACAACCGCGAGAAATCGGTCGAGATCTATGAGGAGCTGCTCAAGAAAGACCCGACCAACCGCCAGGCGATGTTGTCTCTGGCCCGCATGGCGATTCAGGAGGGGCAGTTAGATGAGGCCCGGAACTGGATGGACAAGGCGAACGCGCTCGGCGTGTCGAGCGGGATGTCGATGGGGATGGAATTCGCCGCGCTGCATCTGGCGTCGGGCAATCTGAACGACGCGCGCCTGCTGTTGCAGCAGGTCACCGACAATCAGCCCCAGAACCTGCAGGCCTGGGCCATGCTCTGCGTGGTGCAGATCCAACAGAACGAACTGGATGACGTGGAGCGGGTGATCCTGCCGCGCATGATCAAGACGAGCGGAACGGTGGACAACTATTTCGTGCAGGTGACCCGCGCCCAGGTCGCGATGAAAAAGGGGAAGAACTTCTACCGCGAGGCGCGGGACGCCTTCCTCCGAGCCGCCACACTTCGCCCCGACGTGGCGGGCGTCAAGGACATGATCCTGCAACTGGACATCTGGCTGAACGACAAGGAGCGTGCCGAGATCCACGCCCGTCAGGTGTTGCGGATCAACCGCAACCACGCGCTGGCCAATTACGTGATGGGGCATCTGCGGCTCAGCATGCGCCAATACGGGGAGGCGGAGGACTATCTGCGCCGGAGTGTCGAGGCGGGTTCGACGCTCGCCTCGCTCAACGACTACGCCGAATGCCTGCGCCGGATGAAGCGTTACGACGATGCCGAGCGAGCTGCGCGGGAGGCGATCACGAAGAACCCGAACCTGTACATCGTGTGGGAGACGCTCGCGAGCGTCCTTATGGACACGGACCGGCTGGATGAGGCCGAGGTGGCGCTCGACAAATCATTGGCACTCAATGAGACCGACATGCGCACCCATGTGAGCATGGCCCGGTTGCAGATGCGCAAGGGGAATGTCGCCCGTGCGCGCGAGCTGGTCGGGATCATCCGCCGGCGGCAGGACGAGCTTCCGGAATACGAATTGGGTCTGCTGCAGGAGCTGATCGCAGGGCTGGAGAAGCGGTAG
- a CDS encoding PEP-CTERM sorting domain-containing protein encodes MKNKLLLAVLIGMGWVSASQAVIITWAAETTGPLVGSFTTAQLFWVPDGTWNYEEYTGNAYTSVDTASGFGVGSGIVYDNIATDVDRTQGAYFVVLFDGVTPTYRSIQSLAWNDTGYNAFAEDGMAPATGLFMPTGGAVWPEQTGDSGWRLVPEPNTFALLALGAAALAARRRRKL; translated from the coding sequence ATGAAAAACAAATTGTTGTTGGCGGTTTTGATCGGCATGGGCTGGGTTTCAGCTTCACAGGCCGTGATCATCACGTGGGCTGCGGAGACGACGGGTCCTCTTGTGGGATCCTTTACAACTGCGCAGTTGTTCTGGGTGCCGGATGGCACGTGGAATTATGAAGAGTATACCGGTAATGCCTATACGTCGGTTGACACGGCCAGCGGTTTTGGCGTCGGCAGTGGCATTGTTTATGACAACATTGCTACAGACGTCGACCGTACCCAAGGCGCCTACTTCGTCGTATTGTTTGACGGCGTTACGCCCACGTATCGGAGCATTCAGTCCTTGGCGTGGAACGACACCGGATACAATGCGTTTGCCGAAGATGGCATGGCTCCGGCTACCGGGCTCTTTATGCCGACGGGTGGCGCGGTGTGGCCTGAGCAGACCGGGGACTCGGGATGGCGTCTTGTTCCTGAACCCAACACCTTTGCGCTCCTCGCGCTAGGTGCGGCGGCTTTGGCCGCGCGACGGCGCAGGAAGCTGTAA
- a CDS encoding peptidase, translating into MWRRMKVLYIFVDGLGIRGPSADNPVNKAVCPNLCELVEASGCLIDACLDMPGLPQSATGQASLYTGLNAARQVGRHMEGFPGPTLRSLIREDNLFLKLQRRGLRVKFADAYMADRVEEIEARRFKSVTTVMGLTCPQVFSFREDMLANQAVFHDITRESLLAKGYSGPVVTPAKAAEHLIQLAITYDFTLFEFFQSDLAGHSSSLEEAVACLQTLDAFIGPLAAMARQANLLFILTSDHGNIEDMSVHSHTTNPVPLVVFGPEAEAFQVGVRSLTDVTPCILRTIMPGAGHA; encoded by the coding sequence ATGTGGCGGCGGATGAAAGTGCTTTATATTTTTGTTGACGGGCTCGGGATACGGGGACCCTCGGCAGACAATCCCGTCAACAAGGCGGTGTGTCCGAATCTGTGCGAGTTGGTCGAGGCGAGTGGGTGTCTGATTGATGCGTGTCTCGACATGCCGGGGCTGCCGCAGAGCGCGACCGGCCAGGCGTCGCTGTACACCGGTCTCAACGCCGCCCGCCAGGTCGGGCGTCACATGGAGGGCTTTCCCGGCCCGACGCTCCGCAGCCTGATCAGGGAGGACAACCTGTTTTTGAAACTCCAGCGCCGGGGGCTGCGCGTTAAATTTGCCGATGCCTACATGGCTGATCGCGTCGAGGAGATCGAAGCCCGGCGCTTTAAGTCGGTCACCACGGTCATGGGCCTGACCTGTCCGCAGGTGTTCAGCTTTCGCGAAGACATGCTCGCCAATCAGGCCGTCTTTCACGACATCACGCGCGAAAGCCTGCTCGCCAAGGGCTACAGCGGTCCGGTGGTCACCCCGGCCAAGGCCGCTGAACACCTGATCCAGCTTGCCATCACCTACGACTTCACCCTGTTCGAATTTTTCCAGAGTGATCTGGCCGGGCATTCGAGCAGCCTCGAAGAGGCGGTCGCCTGCCTGCAAACCCTCGACGCCTTTATCGGTCCGCTGGCGGCCATGGCGCGCCAGGCCAACCTGCTGTTCATCCTCACCAGCGACCACGGCAACATTGAGGACATGTCCGTTCATTCGCACACAACCAACCCCGTGCCGCTCGTGGTGTTTGGCCCCGAGGCGGAGGCCTTTCAGGTTGGCGTACGCAGCCTCACCGACGTGACGCCGTGCATCTTGCGTACGATCATGCCGGGCGCAGGCCATGCGTGA